The following coding sequences are from one Lentimicrobiaceae bacterium window:
- a CDS encoding LytTR family DNA-binding domain-containing protein, with the protein MQIVIIEDEKLAANYLEKMILKFDNNIKVLAKPESVEEAITWFTTHKEPDLIFLDIHLEDGLSFSIFEKVSVKSPIIFTTAYDEYAIKAFSLKSIDYLLKPIQQEELNRSIEKYREWNSANTKEINIQELYDLLSAKNPNYKERFSIHVGQKIRTISVDDIAYFYSEESITFVVTNDKAEYALDYSLEELGEMLNPKDFFRINRQYLIKLKAIKNIHVFPKSRLKIELNPPAAKEVFVSIDKITRFKQWLNT; encoded by the coding sequence ATGCAAATCGTAATAATAGAAGATGAAAAATTAGCCGCTAATTACCTTGAAAAAATGATTTTAAAGTTTGATAATAACATCAAAGTATTAGCCAAGCCGGAATCTGTTGAAGAAGCCATTACCTGGTTTACAACCCACAAAGAGCCTGATCTGATTTTTTTGGATATTCATCTTGAAGACGGACTGAGTTTTTCCATCTTTGAAAAGGTTTCCGTTAAATCTCCTATAATTTTTACTACGGCGTATGACGAGTATGCCATTAAAGCTTTTTCATTGAAAAGCATTGATTATCTGCTTAAACCTATACAACAGGAAGAACTTAACAGAAGCATAGAAAAATACAGGGAGTGGAATTCGGCAAATACGAAAGAAATAAATATTCAAGAATTGTACGATCTTCTTTCGGCTAAAAATCCGAATTATAAAGAACGTTTTTCAATACATGTTGGGCAAAAAATAAGAACTATTTCTGTTGACGACATTGCCTATTTTTATTCAGAAGAGAGCATAACATTCGTGGTAACCAACGATAAAGCTGAATATGCCTTAGATTACAGTCTCGAAGAATTAGGTGAGATGTTGAATCCCAAAGATTTTTTCCGTATCAACCGGCAGTACCTCATTAAGCTGAAAGCAATTAAAAACATCCATGTTTTCCCGAAAAGCCGGTTAAAAATTGAGCTAAATCCCCCTGCTGCAAAAGAAGTTTTTGTCAGTATTGATAAAATTACCCGTTTCAAACAATGGTTAAATACCTGA
- the pyrH gene encoding UMP kinase: protein MLYKRILLKLSGEALMGNKQYGIDTERLEQYACDIKSIANEKVQVAIVIGGGNIFRGLKGSSEGYDRVQGDYMGMLATVINSMALQSALQSMGVNTKLLSGIAIQPIAEAMSRSKAIEYLESSHVVIIGGGTGNPYFTTDTAASLRAIEIKADVILKGTRVDGVYTADPEKDPTATKFATLRFDEAYAKGLNIMDLTAFTLCRENNMPIIVFDMNTPGNLKKIVSGEKIGSLVY from the coding sequence ATGTTGTACAAAAGAATTTTATTAAAACTCAGCGGTGAAGCCCTTATGGGTAATAAACAATATGGTATTGATACAGAAAGACTTGAACAATATGCCTGTGATATAAAGTCCATTGCTAATGAAAAAGTACAGGTTGCTATAGTAATAGGCGGAGGTAATATTTTCAGGGGATTAAAAGGAAGTTCGGAAGGATATGACCGTGTACAGGGCGATTATATGGGCATGCTTGCTACCGTTATCAACAGCATGGCTCTGCAGTCGGCATTGCAATCTATGGGGGTAAATACAAAATTACTTTCCGGGATTGCCATCCAGCCCATAGCAGAAGCCATGAGCCGCAGCAAAGCAATAGAATATCTTGAATCTTCACATGTGGTAATTATAGGCGGGGGAACCGGAAATCCTTATTTCACAACCGATACTGCAGCTTCACTTCGCGCAATCGAAATCAAAGCCGATGTTATATTGAAAGGTACCCGCGTTGACGGTGTGTATACCGCCGATCCGGAAAAAGACCCCACAGCAACCAAATTTGCGACTCTTCGTTTTGATGAAGCATATGCAAAGGGGCTAAATATTATGGATTTAACAGCATTTACCCTCTGCCGTGAAAATAATATGCCCATAATTGTTTTCGATATGAATACCCCCGGAAATCTGAAAAAAATTGTATCCGGTGAAAAAATTGGTTCATTGGTGTATTAA
- a CDS encoding M28 family peptidase → MKYKILYSFLLVFSIHLFSFAQYGYSPRIDSISRLVTEQSVSLTVRELSGDTSTLIGGQPYTITSRYYSSPQNAKAAQYIFEKFESSGLSPYYQNFQSGGTNIIAVKPGTLYPEKQFIICAHYDDMPSGSLAPGCDDNASGTVAVIEAARLLSPHNFDYTLIFAAWDAEEIGLVGSAYYADSVKNAGAEILGVLNLDMIAWDSDNDFKLSVAVDDQSQELSDKFSSVLRNYTPQLSESEMYVTASDHSSFWDQGYPALLSIENMDDFNAYYHTTNDKFETINVPYFKTMVQAAVATMAAFACDYSVDIQHTPLISGNDTSARQAVFAVTSSYPVAQSPNDPLLYYSVNNQDYNVLHATQTKQNNYTYTLPGQPIGTTVKYYFALQDLATNFVATLPGGGKGLNPPGTQSPEDVFIYQVANIVSNTFCSENIPVSLTDQEVTYDTIPVNVQGVVFDVNVEISIDHTYIGDLDIAVLSPEGNEVALSNGNGGNANAYIQTVFDDEASVAITNGYPPYTGSFTPEEPLTVFDGEPVNGNWLLKVSDNGPGDYGNLTGYCLHLQYSVDISGITIPINSETCNLSVFPNPASSAFVVTYEIKNPTIVDVAIFNMMGNKVADIYKGNISKGMYIHKMHTQNLVGGTYFIRIQTNKGIETRKICLIK, encoded by the coding sequence ATGAAGTACAAAATATTGTATTCCTTTTTGCTTGTTTTTAGTATACATCTTTTTTCTTTTGCCCAATACGGATACAGCCCTCGGATTGATTCCATCAGCCGGCTTGTTACGGAACAAAGCGTTTCACTTACGGTGAGGGAACTTAGCGGAGATACCTCTACACTGATTGGTGGTCAGCCTTATACAATAACTTCGCGCTATTATTCCTCTCCGCAAAATGCAAAAGCTGCACAATACATTTTTGAAAAATTTGAAAGTTCCGGATTATCGCCTTACTATCAGAATTTTCAAAGTGGCGGAACCAATATTATTGCTGTAAAACCCGGGACACTCTATCCCGAAAAGCAATTCATTATTTGTGCGCATTACGACGATATGCCTTCGGGAAGTCTTGCCCCGGGCTGCGACGACAATGCCTCAGGAACCGTTGCTGTAATAGAAGCAGCACGATTACTTTCGCCCCATAATTTCGACTATACATTAATTTTTGCTGCTTGGGATGCCGAAGAAATAGGTTTGGTGGGGAGTGCATACTATGCCGATTCAGTAAAAAATGCAGGTGCAGAAATACTTGGCGTTCTTAATCTTGATATGATTGCATGGGATTCGGATAACGATTTCAAACTCTCGGTAGCTGTTGACGACCAGTCACAGGAACTGTCAGATAAGTTTTCTTCCGTTTTAAGAAATTATACACCTCAGCTCTCAGAAAGTGAAATGTATGTCACTGCAAGCGACCATTCCTCTTTTTGGGATCAGGGCTACCCCGCATTACTTTCCATAGAAAATATGGATGATTTCAATGCGTATTACCATACCACTAACGACAAGTTTGAAACTATCAATGTTCCCTATTTTAAAACAATGGTACAGGCAGCCGTAGCAACAATGGCTGCCTTTGCATGTGACTATAGCGTTGACATACAACATACGCCTCTAATTTCGGGGAACGATACCTCTGCCCGCCAGGCTGTTTTTGCCGTTACCTCTTCTTACCCAGTTGCCCAATCTCCTAATGATCCACTGTTATACTATTCTGTAAACAACCAGGATTATAATGTACTACATGCCACGCAAACAAAACAAAATAACTATACTTACACTTTACCCGGGCAACCCATAGGAACTACTGTAAAATATTATTTTGCCCTGCAGGATTTGGCAACTAATTTTGTGGCTACCCTGCCTGGCGGAGGAAAAGGGTTGAACCCTCCTGGTACACAATCTCCGGAGGATGTATTTATTTATCAGGTAGCAAATATTGTATCCAACACATTCTGTTCTGAGAATATTCCGGTTTCCCTTACCGACCAGGAAGTAACTTACGATACTATTCCCGTTAATGTACAGGGAGTTGTTTTTGATGTAAATGTCGAAATATCTATTGACCATACCTATATCGGCGATTTGGATATTGCCGTCCTTTCACCCGAAGGAAACGAAGTAGCGCTTAGCAACGGAAACGGAGGCAATGCCAATGCATACATACAAACCGTGTTCGACGACGAAGCCTCAGTAGCTATTACAAACGGATATCCTCCTTACACCGGAAGTTTTACCCCCGAAGAACCTTTAACTGTTTTCGACGGTGAGCCCGTAAATGGTAATTGGCTACTTAAAGTAAGCGATAACGGACCCGGAGATTATGGCAATTTAACCGGCTACTGCCTGCATCTGCAATATTCAGTTGACATTTCAGGAATCACCATCCCGATTAACTCCGAAACCTGCAATCTTTCCGTTTTCCCCAATCCCGCTTCCTCAGCATTTGTTGTTACGTATGAAATAAAAAATCCTACTATTGTTGATGTAGCCATTTTCAACATGATGGGAAACAAAGTTGCAGATATATATAAAGGTAACATATCTAAAGGAATGTATATCCATAAAATGCATACACAAAATCTGGTTGGCGGAACCTATTTTATAAGAATACAAACAAATAAAGGAATAGAAACCCGAAAAATATGCCTGATCAAATAA
- the frr gene encoding ribosome recycling factor encodes MNEETLFILEEAKEGMQNALAHLERELHKIRAGKANPQMLEGVKVDYYGAPTPIEQIANINTPDPRQIIVQPWEKNMLVPIEKAIMAANLGFNPQNNGEILRINVPPPTEERRKEMVKRVKNEGEIARVSIRNIRRQANESAKNLEKEGIPEDEIKNLEKDIQTTTDGYILKIDKIVEAKEKDIMTV; translated from the coding sequence ATGAACGAAGAAACTCTGTTTATACTGGAAGAAGCCAAAGAAGGAATGCAAAATGCACTTGCACACCTCGAGCGCGAATTACATAAAATACGTGCAGGAAAAGCCAACCCTCAAATGCTGGAAGGGGTAAAGGTGGATTATTATGGTGCACCTACTCCTATTGAACAAATAGCCAATATTAACACTCCCGACCCCCGGCAAATTATTGTTCAGCCTTGGGAAAAAAACATGTTGGTTCCTATAGAAAAAGCCATTATGGCAGCCAATCTAGGTTTTAATCCGCAAAACAATGGTGAAATTTTGCGAATCAATGTTCCCCCGCCAACAGAGGAACGCCGTAAAGAAATGGTAAAACGTGTAAAAAATGAGGGAGAAATTGCCCGCGTAAGTATCAGAAATATCCGCAGGCAAGCCAATGAATCTGCAAAAAATCTCGAAAAAGAAGGTATCCCCGAAGATGAAATAAAAAATCTCGAAAAAGACATTCAAACCACCACCGATGGCTATATTTTAAAAATTGATAAAATTGTTGAAGCCAAAGAAAAGGATATCATGACAGTATAA
- a CDS encoding PAS domain S-box protein: protein MSFLFFDRVRELQQINRKREFIEFREQNIKNIFITITFAGIAIVFFFHIFDTINDFPRIHEMFIAKIAISTILLINLSLVLFFNTRKVYILFLYFGFYQTAFFCTLISHYTGGLSSTYWGGLILMLIIWHSIIPINYKLLDFHGTIFIVQYLVILFYFEPKPVYWEYFWEGTFFLLGTHFVGMVAGFLNNQSDALLFKNQEVIQQTRSALTKSELLYQTLINNANDGIFITQDNVFKFVNASFCEITGYTENELINKPFNDLIIPEDHQKLMEIHLKRMRGEKVPSIYSTQGVAKDGRKIHLEFNSNTIELDGRPASFVIMRDETQHILSEQAIKESEEKYKLLVERANDGIVILQDGIVVFINQMMANILGFEVTNMLNTPFINYLAPEEVERIYQYYLQRLAGISVPSIYESVLVDKSRILKAVEFNSSIINFKGKPATQVFIRDITERKNAEQALKESEVRYREMADFLPQMIYEVNIDGTVSFINRTGIEQIGYSYDEILQGIHISQFVIPEQRKELLENLKATLLGGEPSKAKEFTALRKDGSTFPIMVYDSPIYKKGVVVGNRGTVADISLRKKAEEELRNVNQRLTFHIYKTPLAYIEWNSTLEVVEWNPTAEKIFGFTHSEAIGKHAYDLIVPEEIKDTINEVLDDIINEKGGAFNVNENITKDGKIIICQWYNTPLKDHNGKVIGLASLVQDITQRKQLEAELEKTLATLEKKHMATVEKMQSYFTELQIKKNELLHMQKENLQSQFETLKNQVNPHFLFNSLNVLASLISVDPDLAEQFTGKLSKIYRYVLEHKSDDLVSLQTEVDFLNAYVFLLSIRFSNKLVVNISIPDDKSELTLPPLALQLLIENAIKHNVFSTKSPLIIDIFIDSENYLNIVNNLQKREQHIETTHIGLVNIANRYRFFTDKPTQFGIEGDKFIARIPLI from the coding sequence ATGTCTTTTCTTTTTTTCGATAGAGTCAGGGAACTGCAGCAAATAAACCGGAAACGTGAATTTATAGAATTCAGGGAACAAAACATTAAGAATATATTCATTACAATTACATTTGCCGGCATAGCCATTGTCTTTTTCTTTCATATTTTCGATACAATAAACGATTTTCCACGCATCCATGAAATGTTTATTGCCAAGATTGCTATTTCCACTATTTTATTAATTAATTTATCTTTAGTACTTTTTTTTAATACAAGAAAAGTATATATTTTATTTCTATATTTTGGTTTCTACCAAACAGCCTTTTTTTGTACACTTATATCTCATTATACTGGTGGTCTGAGCAGTACATACTGGGGAGGACTTATTTTAATGCTTATTATCTGGCATTCAATTATACCTATTAATTATAAATTACTCGATTTTCATGGTACTATTTTTATAGTTCAATATCTTGTTATTTTATTTTATTTTGAACCCAAACCTGTGTACTGGGAATACTTTTGGGAAGGAACATTTTTTCTTCTGGGGACACACTTTGTGGGAATGGTAGCCGGCTTTCTGAATAATCAATCGGATGCACTGTTATTTAAGAATCAGGAAGTAATTCAGCAAACTCGCTCGGCACTTACGAAATCGGAACTGTTATACCAAACACTGATAAATAATGCAAACGACGGAATCTTTATTACGCAGGATAACGTTTTTAAATTTGTAAATGCCTCTTTTTGTGAAATTACGGGTTATACAGAAAACGAACTGATAAATAAGCCTTTTAACGATCTCATTATTCCCGAAGATCATCAAAAACTGATGGAAATCCATTTAAAAAGGATGAGAGGCGAAAAAGTACCCAGCATTTATTCTACCCAAGGAGTAGCCAAAGACGGAAGAAAAATTCATCTTGAATTTAACAGCAATACCATTGAGTTGGACGGACGCCCTGCTTCATTTGTTATCATGCGTGATGAAACGCAGCATATTCTATCAGAGCAAGCAATTAAAGAAAGCGAAGAAAAATACAAATTGCTCGTAGAAAGGGCTAACGATGGAATTGTCATTCTTCAGGATGGAATAGTTGTATTTATCAACCAAATGATGGCAAATATTCTGGGATTTGAAGTTACAAATATGCTCAATACCCCTTTTATAAATTATCTTGCGCCCGAAGAAGTGGAAAGAATATATCAATACTATTTACAACGGCTGGCAGGTATTTCAGTTCCATCAATTTATGAATCGGTGCTCGTTGACAAATCCAGGATACTTAAAGCCGTAGAGTTCAACAGCAGCATTATTAATTTCAAGGGCAAGCCAGCCACGCAGGTATTTATCCGTGATATCACCGAACGGAAAAATGCCGAACAAGCATTGAAGGAAAGTGAAGTTCGCTACAGAGAAATGGCAGACTTCCTCCCACAAATGATTTATGAAGTAAATATTGATGGAACCGTTTCCTTTATCAACAGAACTGGTATCGAACAAATCGGGTATTCGTACGATGAAATCCTGCAGGGTATTCACATTTCGCAATTCGTAATTCCGGAACAACGTAAAGAACTATTAGAAAACCTTAAGGCGACTCTACTGGGTGGAGAACCAAGCAAAGCAAAAGAATTCACTGCCTTACGAAAAGATGGAAGTACATTCCCCATAATGGTTTATGATTCTCCTATTTACAAAAAAGGGGTTGTGGTTGGCAACCGGGGAACCGTGGCGGATATTTCTCTCAGGAAAAAAGCAGAAGAAGAACTAAGAAATGTAAACCAACGGCTTACTTTCCACATCTATAAAACTCCGCTTGCTTATATTGAGTGGAATTCAACCTTAGAAGTGGTGGAATGGAATCCGACAGCAGAAAAGATTTTTGGATTTACGCATTCCGAAGCCATAGGAAAACATGCGTACGATTTAATTGTCCCGGAAGAAATAAAAGACACTATCAACGAAGTTCTTGACGATATCATTAACGAAAAAGGGGGCGCATTTAATGTAAACGAAAATATTACCAAAGATGGAAAGATAATCATCTGTCAATGGTACAATACTCCGTTAAAAGACCATAACGGTAAGGTTATAGGTTTGGCTTCGTTGGTTCAGGATATTACACAACGTAAACAATTAGAAGCGGAATTAGAAAAAACACTAGCAACCCTCGAAAAAAAGCATATGGCAACGGTAGAAAAAATGCAAAGTTACTTTACCGAACTTCAAATAAAAAAGAACGAGTTGCTGCATATGCAAAAAGAAAACCTTCAAAGCCAATTCGAAACACTTAAAAACCAGGTAAACCCTCATTTTTTATTCAATAGCCTGAACGTGCTGGCTTCGCTAATCAGCGTTGACCCCGATCTTGCAGAACAATTTACCGGCAAACTATCAAAAATTTACCGCTACGTTCTTGAACATAAATCTGATGACCTAGTATCGCTCCAAACGGAAGTGGATTTTCTGAATGCCTATGTTTTTCTACTTAGCATCCGTTTTTCCAACAAACTTGTTGTAAATATTTCCATACCCGACGACAAATCCGAGCTTACCCTCCCCCCTCTTGCCTTGCAATTACTTATCGAAAATGCTATAAAACACAACGTTTTTTCTACAAAATCACCATTAATCATTGATATATTTATTGACAGCGAAAACTATCTTAACATTGTAAACAATTTACAAAAACGTGAACAACATATTGAAACAACCCATATAGGTTTAGTAAATATTGCTAACCGGTATCGTTTTTTCACTGATAAACCCACCCAATTTGGTATAGAAGGCGATAAATTTATCGCACGAATTCCGCTTATTTAA
- a CDS encoding DUF2795 domain-containing protein has translation MYWTLELASKLEDAPWPATKEELIDYSIRSGAPMEVIENLMEIEDEGEIYESIEDIWPDYPSKEDFFFHEDEY, from the coding sequence ATGTACTGGACACTTGAATTAGCTTCAAAATTAGAAGATGCTCCATGGCCTGCTACCAAAGAAGAGCTGATAGATTACAGCATTCGCTCAGGTGCTCCGATGGAGGTTATTGAAAATCTAATGGAAATAGAAGATGAAGGTGAAATTTATGAAAGCATCGAGGACATTTGGCCCGATTATCCCTCAAAGGAGGACTTCTTCTTTCACGAAGACGAGTACTAA
- the secA gene encoding preprotein translocase subunit SecA, which translates to MLSFLKKFLGTKSDRDVKEIMPLTDKIHAAYQIIAPLTNDELRNKTVEFRERIQQFVSEEERQIAELRNRIENEYDMDIDDKEKIYQKIDILEKENYRKTQEILNEILPEAFSVMKETARRFKENEEVVVSATDRDRDLAAVRDNVNIIGHQAYYKNSWMAGGNLITWDMVHYDVQLIGGIVLHQGKISEMATGEGKTLVATLPVYLNALPGKGVHIVTVNDYLAKRDSEWMGMLLEFHGLKVDCIDKHEPNSEARRNAYLADITYGTNNEFGFDYLRDNMTRNPEELVQRKHNYAIVDEVDSVLIDDARTPLIISGPTAKGDKQEFDELKPQILKLYDAQKRFVNQLLADSKRILSTNPQGDEEKKGGELLFRAYRGLPKYNALIKFLSEPGMKVLMHKTENYYLQEQQKNMHLIDDELFFVIDEKNNSVDLTEKGIDLITTSYDDPNFYILPDIGAEIAELEKSLLSEPEKLEKKNSLLADYSVKSDRVHTVHQLLKAYALFEKDVEYVVMDNKVKIVDEQTGRILEGRRYSDGLHQAIEAKENVKVEEATQTYATITLQNYFRMYSKLAGMTGTAETEAGEFWDIYKLDVVVIPTNRTVIRDDREDFVFKTKREKFNSVIDEIETLVQKGRPVLVGTTSVETSELLSRMLKRKNISHNVLNAKLHQREAQVVLEAGIAGKVTIATNMAGRGTDIKLGKGVKEAGGLAIFGTERHESRRVDRQLRGRSGRQGDPGSSQFFVSLEDDLMRMFGSDRIAGIMDRLGLKEGEVIQHSMITKSIERAQRKVEENNFGIRKRLLEYDDVMNSQREVIYQKRHHALFGERLALDIKNMMFDVCEMIIGDFQENRYFEGFRLELLKTFGTDSPFDEKEFFSGNRDELQSVLFEKVYKYYKDKCAVVASRTFPIVKQVYENEHQYENILLPVTDGHKSLNVITNLKKAYEDNGREIVLSIEKWVTLSVIDEAWKEHLREVDDLKQSVQTATYEQKDPLLIYKFEAFELFKNLVQKINKDVISFLVKYKMPVEEGNVREAHVPHSTDRSRMKEERTDLPAAARNTQEQHASQPVHVEKKIGRNEPCPCGSGKKYKNCHGSEE; encoded by the coding sequence ATGCTGAGTTTCTTAAAAAAATTTCTGGGAACCAAGTCGGATCGTGATGTAAAAGAAATCATGCCACTTACTGATAAAATCCATGCCGCCTATCAAATTATTGCTCCCCTTACAAACGATGAACTGAGAAATAAAACTGTCGAATTTCGTGAAAGAATCCAACAATTCGTTTCCGAAGAAGAAAGACAAATTGCCGAGTTGAGAAACCGTATTGAAAACGAATACGATATGGATATTGATGATAAAGAAAAGATTTATCAGAAGATAGACATACTGGAAAAAGAAAATTACAGAAAAACACAGGAGATTTTGAACGAAATTTTACCTGAAGCATTTTCTGTAATGAAAGAAACGGCACGCAGATTTAAAGAAAATGAAGAAGTGGTTGTTTCTGCTACTGACCGCGACCGCGACTTAGCTGCAGTGCGCGACAACGTAAATATTATCGGACACCAAGCCTATTATAAAAACTCATGGATGGCAGGTGGAAACCTGATAACCTGGGATATGGTACACTACGATGTACAATTGATAGGAGGAATTGTGCTACACCAGGGTAAAATTTCGGAAATGGCAACAGGGGAAGGAAAAACCCTCGTAGCTACCCTTCCCGTTTATCTTAACGCTTTGCCAGGCAAAGGAGTACATATTGTTACCGTAAACGACTATCTGGCAAAACGTGACTCTGAATGGATGGGAATGCTTTTAGAATTTCATGGATTGAAGGTGGATTGCATTGACAAGCACGAGCCTAATTCCGAAGCAAGACGAAATGCCTACTTAGCCGACATTACCTACGGAACTAACAACGAATTCGGATTCGATTATCTCCGTGATAATATGACACGCAATCCGGAAGAACTTGTGCAACGAAAACACAATTACGCTATTGTGGACGAAGTGGACTCTGTTTTAATTGATGATGCCCGTACCCCGTTGATTATTTCCGGACCTACTGCTAAAGGAGACAAACAAGAATTTGACGAGTTAAAACCCCAGATACTCAAATTATATGATGCCCAAAAACGTTTCGTAAACCAATTACTTGCTGATTCCAAGAGAATTTTATCTACAAATCCCCAGGGAGACGAAGAAAAAAAAGGTGGTGAGCTTCTTTTCAGGGCTTACAGAGGGCTACCCAAATACAACGCCCTTATCAAATTCCTCAGCGAACCCGGTATGAAAGTACTGATGCACAAAACCGAAAACTATTATTTGCAGGAACAGCAAAAAAATATGCACCTGATTGACGATGAGTTATTCTTTGTTATTGATGAAAAAAATAATTCGGTTGACCTCACCGAAAAAGGAATTGACCTGATTACTACTTCTTACGACGACCCCAATTTTTATATTCTGCCAGACATAGGAGCCGAAATTGCCGAATTGGAAAAATCGCTCCTTTCCGAACCTGAAAAGTTAGAAAAGAAAAACAGCCTTTTAGCCGATTATTCGGTAAAGTCCGACAGAGTGCATACCGTGCATCAGCTATTGAAAGCCTATGCTCTTTTTGAAAAAGATGTGGAATACGTGGTAATGGATAACAAGGTAAAAATAGTGGACGAACAAACCGGTCGTATTCTCGAAGGAAGGAGATATTCCGACGGTTTGCATCAGGCTATTGAAGCCAAAGAAAACGTGAAAGTGGAAGAAGCCACGCAAACTTATGCCACCATTACCCTGCAAAATTATTTTAGGATGTATAGCAAACTGGCTGGTATGACCGGGACTGCCGAAACGGAAGCTGGCGAATTCTGGGATATATACAAGCTTGACGTAGTGGTGATTCCTACAAACCGCACTGTAATTCGCGACGACCGCGAAGATTTTGTATTCAAAACCAAACGTGAAAAATTTAATTCCGTAATTGACGAAATTGAAACACTGGTACAAAAAGGACGCCCTGTTCTGGTGGGAACTACCTCGGTAGAAACTTCCGAATTGCTCAGCCGGATGCTAAAACGTAAAAACATTTCGCATAATGTATTGAATGCAAAACTCCATCAACGCGAAGCACAGGTTGTACTCGAAGCGGGTATTGCCGGAAAAGTAACCATAGCAACCAATATGGCAGGCCGTGGTACCGATATAAAATTGGGCAAAGGTGTAAAAGAAGCCGGAGGGTTGGCAATTTTTGGTACCGAACGACACGAAAGTCGGCGCGTTGACAGACAGTTGCGCGGACGTTCCGGACGCCAGGGCGACCCAGGTAGTTCTCAATTTTTCGTTTCACTCGAAGATGACCTGATGCGAATGTTTGGTTCCGACCGTATTGCAGGTATTATGGACAGACTGGGTTTAAAGGAGGGCGAAGTCATCCAGCATTCCATGATTACTAAATCCATTGAACGGGCACAGAGGAAAGTGGAAGAAAATAACTTTGGTATTCGTAAACGATTGCTTGAATACGATGACGTTATGAATTCGCAACGCGAAGTAATCTACCAAAAAAGACACCACGCCCTCTTCGGCGAACGTCTTGCCCTCGATATAAAAAATATGATGTTCGATGTGTGCGAAATGATAATTGGCGATTTCCAGGAAAATAGGTATTTTGAGGGGTTTCGACTTGAACTGCTGAAAACTTTTGGCACCGATTCTCCCTTTGATGAAAAAGAATTTTTCTCGGGTAATCGCGATGAACTACAGTCTGTACTTTTTGAAAAAGTATATAAATATTATAAAGATAAATGTGCTGTTGTTGCCAGTCGTACATTTCCTATTGTGAAACAGGTATATGAAAACGAACACCAGTACGAAAATATCCTCCTGCCTGTTACCGACGGACACAAATCGCTGAATGTTATTACCAACCTGAAAAAAGCTTACGAAGACAACGGTAGGGAAATTGTACTCTCGATAGAAAAATGGGTAACGCTTAGCGTGATTGATGAAGCCTGGAAAGAACACCTTCGCGAAGTAGACGACCTAAAACAGTCAGTACAAACTGCAACCTACGAACAAAAAGACCCCTTGCTGATTTATAAATTCGAAGCATTTGAACTCTTTAAAAACCTGGTACAAAAAATCAATAAAGATGTAATCTCTTTTTTGGTAAAATATAAAATGCCCGTCGAAGAAGGCAATGTAAGAGAAGCACATGTTCCTCATAGTACCGACCGTAGCCGGATGAAAGAGGAACGTACAGATTTGCCTGCTGCCGCACGAAATACACAGGAACAACATGCTTCGCAGCCTGTCCATGTTGAGAAAAAAATTGGAAGAAACGAACCTTGCCCTTGTGGAAGTGGAAAAAAATACAAAAACTGCCACGGAAGCGAAGAATAA
- a CDS encoding cob(I)yrinic acid a,c-diamide adenosyltransferase, with protein sequence MNNEWKIYTKTGDKGETALIGGKRVKKYDLRIEAYGTVDELNSYIGLLRDLINEAHLQDVLFKIQQHLFIAESLLATDTAPPDKILPFLSEDDVRFLEQEIDSINANLPVLKNFILPGGHPSNAFCHVARCVCRRAERITVHLAEKTKIDNNVIKYLNRLSDYLFVLARRISQIENATEILWIPKA encoded by the coding sequence ATGAACAACGAATGGAAGATATACACAAAAACAGGGGATAAAGGCGAAACCGCTTTGATTGGCGGAAAAAGAGTTAAAAAATACGACCTCCGGATAGAAGCATACGGTACTGTAGATGAATTGAATTCCTATATAGGGCTGCTGAGGGATCTTATAAACGAAGCCCACTTGCAAGATGTGCTTTTCAAAATTCAACAACATCTTTTTATAGCAGAATCACTGTTGGCAACCGATACTGCCCCTCCCGACAAAATTCTACCTTTTCTTTCAGAAGACGATGTGCGATTTCTCGAACAGGAAATAGATTCCATAAATGCGAATCTGCCGGTTTTAAAAAATTTTATTTTACCCGGAGGACATCCTTCTAATGCATTTTGTCATGTCGCCCGCTGCGTATGTAGGCGTGCCGAACGCATTACGGTGCACCTTGCTGAGAAAACCAAAATAGACAATAATGTTATTAAATACCTCAACCGACTTTCTGATTATCTTTTTGTATTAGCCCGTAGAATTTCACAAATAGAAAATGCAACCGAAATTCTTTGGATACCAAAAGCATAG